A section of the Desulfuribacillus stibiiarsenatis genome encodes:
- a CDS encoding M16 family metallopeptidase has translation MIEKRTLPNGLRVVIEKIPSVRSVSLGIWIGAGARNEVPVNNGISHYIEHMLFKGTHKYSAKQIAEIFDGIGGQINALTSKEYTCYYAKVIDLHFDMALEILADMFFDSKFAEDDIDKERGVILEELAMYEDTPDDLVHDLISKAAYGNHPLGYAILGTREVLETMNRKAIIEYIQDNYTAANTVITIAGNIDESVFEKVEKLFASLKGDKPKASDKALPILNDKLVINKTTEQAHICIANQGYPIGHQDMYALVIINNILGGSMSSRLFQEIREERGLAYSVYSYHSAYLDTGMYVTYVGTSPKHINECLHIIKKINHEMYEKGLSKEELHKAKEQLKGMLMLSLESTSSRMNRLGKNELLLNRQIPLDETIEKINQVNLEQTNAVCQNVFVKTSAIAAIGPFDDIQY, from the coding sequence TTGATTGAAAAAAGAACTTTACCTAACGGATTACGTGTAGTCATCGAAAAAATTCCATCTGTACGTTCTGTTTCGCTAGGTATTTGGATAGGTGCAGGTGCACGTAACGAAGTGCCTGTAAATAACGGAATTTCACATTATATAGAGCATATGCTTTTTAAAGGTACTCACAAATATTCTGCTAAACAAATAGCAGAAATATTTGATGGGATTGGTGGTCAGATTAATGCTCTTACTTCTAAAGAGTATACTTGTTATTATGCTAAAGTAATCGATCTACATTTTGATATGGCTTTAGAAATCCTTGCTGATATGTTTTTTGATTCTAAGTTTGCCGAAGATGATATTGATAAAGAACGTGGAGTCATATTAGAAGAGTTAGCGATGTACGAAGATACTCCGGATGATTTAGTTCACGACTTGATTAGCAAAGCAGCCTATGGGAATCACCCACTGGGCTATGCAATCCTAGGTACAAGAGAAGTATTGGAAACAATGAACCGTAAAGCCATCATTGAGTACATCCAGGATAACTATACTGCTGCAAATACGGTTATAACGATTGCAGGGAATATAGATGAATCTGTTTTTGAAAAGGTTGAGAAGTTGTTTGCTTCGCTAAAAGGTGACAAACCGAAAGCAAGCGATAAAGCGCTGCCTATTTTAAACGATAAATTAGTCATAAATAAAACCACTGAACAAGCGCATATATGTATTGCGAATCAAGGCTACCCAATTGGACATCAGGATATGTACGCGTTAGTTATTATCAATAATATCCTTGGTGGTAGCATGAGCTCTAGATTGTTTCAAGAAATACGGGAAGAGCGTGGCTTAGCATATTCTGTGTATTCTTATCATTCTGCTTATCTAGATACAGGCATGTACGTAACGTATGTTGGAACTTCTCCAAAGCATATTAATGAATGCTTACACATTATTAAAAAAATCAATCATGAAATGTACGAGAAGGGACTATCGAAAGAAGAGTTACATAAAGCGAAAGAGCAGTTGAAAGGGATGCTGATGCTTAGTCTTGAGAGCACAAGCAGCCGCATGAATCGTTTAGGTAAAAATGAATTATTGTTAAATCGGCAAATACCACTTGATGAAACAATAGAAAAAATCAATCAAGTCAATCTCGAGCAGACGAACGCAGTATGTCAGAATGTTTTTGTTAAGACTAGTGCGATAGCTGCAATTGGACCGTTCGATGATATTCAGTACTAA
- the dapA gene encoding 4-hydroxy-tetrahydrodipicolinate synthase, which produces MLVFGRLITAMVTPFTEQLEVDYEKVMSLVDHLIQQGNDGIVVAGTTGESPTLTKQEKIKLFETVVSHANGRLKIIAGTGSNNTKDSIELSQAAEKIGVDGVMLVVPYYNKPSQEGLYLHFKAIAESVKLPVMLYNVPGRTSMNMVADTVIELSKIKNICCIKEASGDLGQINKIIINTDSNFIVYSGDDSNTLPILAIGGYGVVSVAGHIVGKEIKAMINSFVSGKTNEALEIHQKLSPIFDGMFIASNPVPVKTSLNLKFLNVGNVRPPLVKANEQQIKFLEKLL; this is translated from the coding sequence ATTTTGGTTTTCGGAAGATTGATTACAGCCATGGTAACACCTTTTACAGAGCAATTAGAGGTTGACTATGAGAAGGTAATGTCGCTTGTTGATCATTTAATTCAACAAGGTAATGATGGAATAGTCGTTGCTGGGACTACAGGAGAATCCCCTACTCTAACCAAGCAGGAAAAAATTAAACTTTTTGAAACTGTAGTATCGCATGCCAATGGTAGATTAAAAATCATTGCAGGTACTGGAAGCAATAATACGAAAGATTCTATAGAACTATCGCAAGCAGCAGAGAAAATTGGTGTAGACGGTGTTATGCTAGTTGTACCATACTACAATAAGCCTTCCCAGGAAGGATTATACCTTCATTTTAAAGCAATTGCTGAGTCCGTCAAATTGCCTGTAATGCTATATAATGTTCCTGGAAGAACGTCCATGAACATGGTTGCTGATACGGTAATAGAATTATCGAAAATCAAAAACATATGTTGCATAAAAGAAGCGAGCGGGGATTTGGGGCAAATTAATAAAATTATTATTAATACTGATAGCAATTTTATTGTCTACAGCGGTGACGATAGCAATACACTTCCAATACTTGCGATTGGTGGATATGGTGTTGTAAGTGTTGCTGGCCACATTGTAGGCAAGGAAATTAAAGCTATGATTAACTCTTTTGTATCTGGTAAGACTAATGAAGCATTGGAAATCCATCAAAAGCTATCTCCAATATTTGATGGTATGTTTATTGCATCCAATCCAGTTCCAGTGAAAACATCATTAAACCTTAAGTTTTTGAATGTTGGCAATGTTAGGCCTCCGCTAGTGAAAGCAAACGAGCAACAAATTAAATTTTTAGAAAAATTATTATAA
- a CDS encoding dipicolinate synthase subunit B, with protein sequence MKFAGKTIGFALTGSHCTFAQIMPIIQNLVDEGARIIPIISESVKNTDTRFGKSKDWISQVESITNEKCISTIVGAEPIGPKKILDGLVIAPCTGNTISKLANAITDSPVLMAAKAHLRNQKPLIIAVSTNDGLGLNGANIGRICAIKNIFMVPFGQDDPINKANSLVADMEQIAQTIELALEYKQIQPVIIEVFNKNKSQ encoded by the coding sequence ATGAAATTTGCTGGAAAAACAATTGGTTTTGCATTGACGGGATCACATTGTACTTTTGCTCAAATTATGCCAATTATCCAAAATTTAGTTGATGAGGGAGCAAGGATTATTCCTATTATCTCAGAAAGTGTCAAAAATACCGATACACGCTTTGGGAAATCAAAAGACTGGATTTCTCAGGTTGAAAGTATTACGAATGAGAAATGTATTTCAACGATTGTTGGTGCTGAACCTATTGGTCCCAAAAAAATTCTAGATGGGTTAGTAATTGCACCATGTACTGGAAATACCATTAGCAAATTAGCAAACGCCATTACAGATTCTCCTGTTCTTATGGCTGCCAAAGCACATTTGCGTAATCAAAAACCTCTCATTATTGCTGTATCTACCAATGATGGTCTTGGATTGAATGGTGCAAATATCGGTAGAATATGTGCGATAAAAAATATTTTTATGGTTCCATTTGGTCAAGACGATCCTATAAATAAAGCGAACTCACTGGTCGCTGATATGGAACAAATAGCACAAACTATAGAACTCGCACTAGAATATAAACAAATTCAACCAGTCATTATCGAAGTATTTAATAAAAACAAGAGCCAGTAA
- the dpsA gene encoding dipicolinate synthase subunit DpsA, with protein MLTGCKIAFLGGDARQIEVIQHCSDLDASIILYGYENLKNEFSGAIKKSITPDCFQDMDAIILPVTGMREDGKIDSCFTNKELKLTEEHFKKANKNVVVFTGIANEKLTGFCTENQRCLIELMNLDEVAILNSIPTAEGAILMAIQNTDFTLHGSNAVVLGLGRVGITLARTLQGVGANVFLGARKPEDLARAREMSLQGFHLDELPLIAEKADIIFNTVPATILDASVLVKIQPHALIIDLASKPGGTDFRYADKRGIKAMLAPGLPGIVAPKTAGKIIANSIARLLVEHKSKLGGEI; from the coding sequence ATGCTTACAGGTTGCAAGATTGCCTTTTTAGGCGGTGACGCTCGACAAATTGAGGTCATACAACACTGCTCCGATTTAGATGCTTCCATTATACTGTATGGATATGAAAATTTGAAAAATGAATTTTCAGGTGCCATTAAAAAAAGTATAACCCCCGATTGTTTTCAAGATATGGATGCAATCATATTACCTGTTACTGGTATGCGTGAAGATGGAAAAATCGACTCGTGTTTTACAAACAAAGAACTGAAATTAACAGAAGAGCATTTTAAAAAAGCAAATAAAAATGTAGTTGTCTTTACTGGGATTGCGAATGAGAAGCTAACTGGATTTTGCACAGAAAATCAACGATGTTTGATTGAATTAATGAATCTTGATGAAGTTGCAATTCTGAATTCAATTCCCACTGCAGAGGGCGCTATACTGATGGCAATTCAGAATACTGATTTTACTCTTCACGGTTCAAATGCCGTAGTTTTAGGTCTTGGAAGAGTAGGTATCACTTTAGCTAGGACATTACAAGGCGTCGGTGCTAATGTATTTCTTGGTGCCCGCAAACCTGAGGATCTAGCTAGAGCTAGGGAAATGAGCTTACAAGGTTTTCATCTTGACGAATTACCACTGATTGCTGAGAAGGCAGACATAATATTTAATACAGTTCCAGCTACAATTTTAGACGCTTCTGTACTAGTGAAAATACAACCACATGCTTTAATTATTGACTTAGCTTCTAAGCCTGGTGGTACCGATTTCCGTTATGCAGATAAACGTGGAATTAAAGCAATGTTAGCACCCGGACTTCCAGGAATTGTAGCCCCTAAAACTGCTGGCAAAATCATTGCCAACTCTATAGCACGCTTGCTAGTAGAGCATAAGAGTAAGCTTGGGGGTGAAATATAA
- a CDS encoding phosphodiester glycosidase family protein, whose translation MRPVYIRIQLFAILLLAPFVGLLVGFIHQDTQHVFSLGELKIGQSVPVDVLLDNKQNFDSFKDLTSDSIVAANVTKEILLNMRNNAQAEIKEYDEQRAVVEVLVETSKKENKNTSGVLDQILARILGDPIGQTFGKNATIKVYSLEEAGYRGYMAKVRLLNPDAIQMVLANNQIASKGETTSQAAKRNNALLAINAGGFSAKDGNIVPLGITVINGEVLTFSQSDLSFVGFNQSGNLVGGKISSKEKIQEMGILHGASFLPTLLKNGEKQPIPKEWANARHPRTLIGHFQNGDLLFIVIDGRRQGWSDGVTLEEAQTKLLEFNVRDAYNLDGGGSSTFYYDGKVLNKPSGGSERRVTTNIVIKP comes from the coding sequence ATGCGGCCCGTGTATATTAGAATTCAATTATTTGCAATTCTACTACTAGCGCCATTTGTTGGCTTACTTGTTGGTTTTATTCATCAAGATACGCAACATGTATTCAGTTTAGGTGAATTAAAAATAGGCCAATCTGTCCCTGTAGATGTTTTACTTGATAATAAGCAAAACTTCGATTCGTTTAAAGATTTAACTTCAGATTCTATTGTTGCTGCAAATGTGACGAAAGAGATTTTATTGAATATGCGCAATAATGCACAAGCAGAAATTAAAGAATATGATGAGCAAAGAGCAGTCGTAGAAGTATTAGTGGAAACAAGTAAAAAAGAAAATAAAAATACTTCGGGAGTTTTAGACCAAATCTTAGCAAGAATTTTAGGAGATCCTATAGGCCAAACGTTTGGGAAGAATGCAACAATAAAGGTATACTCTTTGGAGGAAGCTGGTTATCGTGGCTATATGGCGAAAGTCCGCTTGTTAAACCCTGATGCTATTCAAATGGTTTTAGCCAATAATCAAATAGCGAGTAAGGGAGAGACTACGAGTCAAGCAGCTAAGCGCAATAACGCATTACTAGCAATTAATGCAGGTGGATTCTCCGCGAAAGACGGTAATATTGTACCTTTAGGTATCACGGTTATCAATGGTGAAGTCTTAACATTTTCACAGTCCGATTTGAGCTTTGTAGGTTTCAATCAATCTGGGAATCTGGTGGGAGGGAAGATTTCATCAAAGGAGAAGATCCAAGAGATGGGGATTCTGCATGGGGCTAGTTTTCTTCCTACACTTTTAAAAAATGGGGAGAAACAACCAATTCCGAAAGAATGGGCCAATGCTAGGCATCCAAGAACATTGATTGGTCACTTTCAAAATGGGGATTTATTATTCATCGTGATTGATGGAAGAAGGCAAGGCTGGAGCGACGGAGTAACACTAGAAGAAGCGCAAACAAAACTTTTAGAGTTTAATGTGCGTGATGCATATAATTTAGATGGTGGCGGTTCAAGTACATTTTATTATGATGGTAAAGTACTAAACAAACCTTCCGGAGGTTCAGAAAGACGAGTTACCACCAATATAGTAATTAAACCGTAA
- the dut gene encoding dUTP diphosphatase, which produces MQNLRIKIKKLSDKIGTVIQEPNYATAGSAGIDLAACIDEPILLEPNNWCKIPTGLALEIQSFNVVGLVFPRSGLALKKGITLQNAVGVIDADYRGSLDIIVRNEGTEPWRIECGDRIAQIVFMPIFRAEFEYTERLETTCRGVQGFGSTGK; this is translated from the coding sequence ATGCAAAATTTACGAATAAAAATAAAAAAATTATCAGATAAGATTGGTACTGTTATTCAAGAACCTAACTATGCTACAGCAGGCTCAGCAGGTATAGATTTAGCTGCGTGTATTGATGAACCAATTCTATTAGAACCGAATAACTGGTGCAAAATTCCGACTGGTCTAGCTTTAGAGATTCAATCCTTCAATGTCGTAGGATTAGTTTTCCCTAGGAGCGGCTTAGCATTGAAAAAGGGTATTACCTTGCAAAATGCAGTTGGCGTGATTGATGCAGACTACCGAGGGTCACTTGATATTATCGTGAGAAACGAAGGGACAGAACCGTGGCGCATTGAATGTGGTGATCGAATTGCGCAAATTGTTTTTATGCCAATTTTTAGAGCAGAATTCGAATATACAGAACGACTAGAAACTACATGCAGAGGCGTGCAAGGCTTTGGATCTACAGGTAAATAA
- a CDS encoding aspartate-semialdehyde dehydrogenase, giving the protein MLKEKFNVAVVGATGAVGQAIVQILEERNFPIDELRLLASKNSVGKVVMFKGEGVTVQEANTDAFKGIDIALFSAGGSVSKALAPAAVKSGAIVVDNTSAYRMDANVPLIVPEVNIERAKDHNGIIANPNCSTIQMVVALKPILDKWGIKRIIVSTYQAVSGSGVKAVQELKNQSQAILEGKTDFPKEILPVGSLPKHYPIAFNAIPQIDVFEDNGYTKEEMKMVNETMKIFEDDSIQVTPTAVRIPVVNGHSESVYVETKESFTMDEVVAALSNFKGLQVVDQLEEQEYPMPAVIDGQLDVFVGRIRKDLYNDKGINMWVVADNLLKGAAWNAVQIAEYLTKTEEVWNKK; this is encoded by the coding sequence ATGTTAAAAGAAAAGTTCAATGTCGCTGTTGTGGGAGCAACAGGAGCAGTAGGTCAAGCAATTGTACAAATTTTAGAAGAAAGAAATTTTCCTATCGATGAGTTAAGACTACTAGCTTCTAAGAATTCAGTAGGTAAAGTAGTAATGTTTAAAGGCGAAGGTGTCACTGTACAAGAAGCTAATACTGACGCTTTTAAAGGTATTGATATTGCTTTATTTAGTGCAGGTGGTTCAGTTAGTAAAGCATTAGCACCAGCAGCAGTAAAAAGTGGTGCTATCGTAGTTGATAACACCAGTGCATATCGTATGGATGCCAATGTACCTTTGATTGTTCCTGAAGTAAATATCGAGAGAGCAAAAGATCATAATGGAATTATAGCGAATCCAAACTGCTCTACCATTCAGATGGTAGTCGCATTAAAGCCTATCCTTGACAAGTGGGGTATCAAAAGAATTATCGTATCAACATATCAAGCTGTTTCTGGTTCTGGAGTAAAAGCAGTTCAAGAATTAAAGAATCAGTCACAAGCAATCTTAGAAGGTAAGACAGATTTCCCTAAAGAAATTTTACCTGTAGGTTCATTGCCTAAGCACTATCCAATTGCTTTTAATGCAATTCCTCAAATTGATGTATTCGAAGATAATGGATATACAAAAGAAGAGATGAAAATGGTAAACGAAACTATGAAGATTTTCGAAGATGACTCGATTCAAGTTACTCCGACAGCTGTAAGAATTCCTGTAGTCAATGGGCATTCAGAATCTGTGTATGTAGAGACGAAAGAGTCGTTTACAATGGATGAAGTAGTAGCAGCACTATCTAATTTTAAAGGGCTCCAAGTTGTGGATCAGTTAGAAGAACAAGAATATCCAATGCCAGCGGTAATCGATGGACAATTAGATGTGTTTGTTGGACGTATACGTAAAGATTTATATAACGATAAGGGTATCAATATGTGGGTTGTTGCTGATAATCTGTTGAAAGGTGCTGCATGGAATGCGGTACAGATAGCGGAATATTTAACTAAGACTGAAGAGGTATGGAACAAAAAATAA
- a CDS encoding YlmC/YmxH family sporulation protein: protein MRYTNLSTKEIVVIETGEKLGDLQKVDMEIDPMTGQIIRLIIPQFQNFSFQPRKSLHTIPWNQVRIFGEDTVLISIQPAGAKEMSQD from the coding sequence ATGAGATATACAAACCTAAGCACGAAAGAAATTGTAGTGATTGAAACGGGGGAAAAATTAGGAGACTTACAAAAAGTTGATATGGAAATAGATCCGATGACTGGGCAAATTATACGGTTAATCATTCCACAATTTCAGAATTTTTCTTTCCAGCCGAGGAAATCACTGCATACTATTCCTTGGAACCAGGTCCGAATTTTTGGTGAAGATACAGTACTGATATCGATTCAACCAGCAGGAGCTAAGGAAATGTCACAAGACTAG
- the dapG gene encoding aspartate kinase — MSIIVQKFGGSSLTTRELREHAIRHIEKAKNQNKQVVVVVSAMGRKGDPYATDTLLQLLSEDNHKVAKREKDLLLHCGEIISATVLANLLENKGHSTTVLTGGQAGIRTNQEYGNAQILEIETSRILSELNQNRIVIVTGFQGATYVGDITTLGRGGSDTTATALGAALKADYCDIFTDVDGIMTADPRIVKDARKLSYVTYHEICNLAYQGAKVIHPRAVEAAMSANLPIRIRSTFLDTEGTLVADQTYFDSNDQKQQYISALTGITQMSNITQIKVILEEGPFDWQMKVFKAMADHQISVDFININMSGVAYTVADDYSGKVVKVLETLGLHPKVETNCAKISCVGAAMAGVPGVMAKIIEVLTKENIRILQSVDSHTTIWVLVKEQDMEKGVQALHEAFYL, encoded by the coding sequence ATGAGTATCATCGTTCAAAAATTCGGTGGCTCATCATTGACCACCAGAGAACTTAGAGAACATGCTATTCGTCATATTGAAAAGGCGAAAAATCAAAATAAGCAAGTTGTTGTAGTAGTATCAGCTATGGGTCGCAAAGGTGACCCATACGCTACTGATACATTACTTCAATTATTATCAGAAGATAATCATAAAGTTGCAAAACGTGAGAAGGACTTACTATTACATTGTGGTGAGATTATTTCTGCCACCGTATTAGCAAATTTGCTTGAGAATAAGGGGCATTCTACAACGGTACTTACAGGTGGGCAAGCTGGTATCCGTACAAATCAAGAGTATGGGAATGCTCAGATTCTTGAAATTGAGACTTCTAGGATTCTTTCAGAACTTAATCAAAATCGAATCGTGATTGTTACAGGCTTTCAAGGAGCAACTTACGTTGGGGACATCACGACACTTGGTCGTGGTGGTAGTGATACCACAGCAACTGCTTTAGGAGCAGCTCTAAAAGCTGATTATTGCGATATTTTCACAGATGTCGATGGAATCATGACAGCAGACCCAAGAATTGTGAAAGATGCTCGCAAGCTTTCCTATGTAACCTATCACGAGATATGTAATCTTGCTTATCAAGGTGCTAAAGTTATTCACCCTAGAGCTGTTGAAGCAGCAATGAGTGCTAACTTACCGATTAGAATTCGATCCACTTTTCTAGATACTGAAGGCACTTTAGTAGCTGATCAAACGTATTTCGATTCAAATGACCAAAAGCAGCAGTACATCAGTGCTCTAACGGGTATTACGCAGATGTCAAATATTACACAGATAAAGGTTATATTAGAAGAAGGTCCATTCGATTGGCAGATGAAAGTTTTCAAAGCAATGGCTGACCATCAGATAAGTGTAGATTTTATCAACATTAATATGAGTGGAGTAGCCTATACTGTAGCCGATGATTACAGCGGAAAAGTAGTTAAAGTTTTAGAAACATTAGGGCTTCACCCAAAAGTGGAAACTAATTGTGCAAAAATATCATGTGTAGGTGCCGCTATGGCTGGAGTACCAGGTGTAATGGCAAAAATCATAGAAGTATTAACTAAAGAAAATATTCGAATCTTACAATCAGTCGATTCACATACAACTATCTGGGTTTTAGTGAAAGAACAAGATATGGAAAAGGGAGTACAAGCGTTACACGAAGCGTTCTATTTATAA
- a CDS encoding ribonuclease J, translated as MLSRNQENLSIIPLGGVGEIGKNMFLFQYKDEIVIVDAGLKFPDEEMLGIDIVIPDFTYLIENKDKIKGLVITHGHEDHIGGVPYLLKNLSLPIYGTKLTIGLVENKLKEHHLLETAQLNVVKSTATIQLGNYFNIELFHVNHSIPDSVGLVIQTPEGIVVHSGDFKFDQTPVDGKVTNYHKLAELGQKNVLALLVDSTNAERPGITLSERSVGLSIDEAFRSSKQRIIVATFASNVHRIQQVVESAVKFHRKITVVGRSMINVVQIAMDLGYLHVPDGVLVDIDEIDKLPADEIVILSTGSQGEPMSALSRMARGAHRKVEVLPGDTVILAATPIPGNEKLVSKTIDLLFKCGANVTYRSVSGVHVSGHGSQEELKLMMNLVKPKHVIPIHGEYRMMRELGKIAEHVGIPIENVIKMEIGDVVEFTQGTGRIAGKVPSGNVLIDGLGVGDVGNIVLRDRKLLSQDGILVVVVTLSKKDGSVLSGPDIISRGFVYVRESEKLLDEANQIVNDTLARMNADKMSDWSSVKNNIKDSLGKFLFERTRRKPMILPIIMEV; from the coding sequence ATATTGTCACGTAATCAAGAAAATCTATCCATTATTCCTCTGGGCGGAGTAGGGGAAATAGGGAAAAATATGTTTTTATTTCAGTATAAGGACGAAATCGTCATTGTTGATGCTGGATTGAAATTTCCTGACGAAGAAATGTTAGGAATTGATATTGTCATTCCAGATTTTACATATCTGATTGAGAATAAAGATAAGATTAAAGGCCTAGTTATTACTCATGGTCATGAAGATCATATTGGTGGCGTTCCGTATTTATTGAAGAATTTGTCTTTACCTATATATGGAACGAAGCTTACCATTGGTCTTGTAGAGAATAAATTGAAAGAACATCATTTATTAGAAACAGCCCAGTTAAATGTAGTGAAAAGTACAGCGACGATTCAGTTAGGAAATTACTTTAACATTGAACTGTTTCATGTAAATCATAGTATTCCTGACTCCGTGGGGCTGGTAATTCAAACTCCAGAAGGAATTGTAGTCCATTCAGGAGACTTTAAATTTGACCAAACGCCAGTAGATGGTAAGGTAACAAATTATCATAAACTTGCAGAACTTGGGCAGAAGAATGTTTTAGCGTTATTAGTGGATAGTACAAACGCAGAACGTCCTGGAATTACACTATCAGAGCGAAGTGTTGGTTTATCAATTGATGAAGCATTCCGATCTTCGAAGCAAAGAATCATTGTTGCGACATTTGCTTCTAACGTCCATAGAATTCAACAAGTCGTTGAATCTGCTGTGAAGTTCCATAGGAAGATAACAGTTGTAGGGCGCAGCATGATTAACGTAGTTCAAATTGCTATGGATTTAGGCTATTTACATGTACCAGACGGCGTATTAGTTGATATAGATGAAATAGATAAGCTACCTGCAGATGAGATTGTAATTTTATCGACAGGAAGCCAAGGGGAACCAATGTCTGCTCTTAGTCGCATGGCTAGAGGAGCACATCGTAAAGTTGAAGTATTACCTGGAGACACAGTAATATTAGCTGCAACACCAATTCCTGGAAATGAGAAATTAGTTTCAAAAACAATTGATTTATTATTTAAATGTGGTGCCAATGTCACGTATCGTTCAGTTTCTGGCGTTCACGTGTCAGGTCACGGCAGTCAAGAAGAGCTAAAACTTATGATGAATTTAGTGAAGCCTAAGCATGTAATTCCGATTCACGGAGAATATCGTATGATGCGCGAATTAGGAAAGATTGCAGAACATGTAGGGATTCCTATAGAGAACGTTATTAAGATGGAGATTGGTGACGTTGTAGAGTTTACGCAAGGTACTGGAAGAATTGCAGGAAAAGTTCCTTCTGGTAATGTGTTAATAGACGGACTTGGAGTCGGTGATGTTGGTAATATTGTTCTTAGAGACCGTAAACTATTGTCACAAGATGGTATATTAGTTGTCGTAGTTACCTTGAGTAAAAAGGACGGCAGTGTGTTATCAGGGCCGGATATTATCTCTAGAGGATTCGTATATGTGCGTGAATCGGAAAAATTGTTAGATGAAGCCAACCAAATTGTCAATGACACATTAGCTCGCATGAATGCTGACAAGATGAGTGATTGGTCTTCAGTTAAGAATAACATTAAGGATTCATTAGGTAAGTTTTTATTTGAAAGAACAAGAAGAAAGCCGATGATATTACCAATTATCATGGAAGTATAG
- a CDS encoding arsenic resistance protein: MYILTLPAKKLHIVIPISMVLGFTTGMFFKTSIVKPAILPLTFFMVLSAVYGYPWEEIINKKGTPIIAAASIVNFVFIPIVAWIVIKIFNLSPEFAAGFAILASLPTSSMSIIWTMLAGGNVALAIRLSTLSLIMGAVLLPIYLHVFTGSTLAVPLQSILQSVVVVVLLPLLCSYLISVCSKYFHWQSYESTIKFLLPNINSWILTIIIFLNISMQSNSLFLYKVQILSLSYAFLTFYIVTFSISFFIAFYSFTKLDGIAFIYGTAIRHLSIGLGLAIITFGNMTGFVITFAYIFQAQAAAWFGHYVKNKKWKDKSNYKITENSNNTF, translated from the coding sequence TTGTACATTTTAACCTTACCTGCTAAAAAGTTGCATATTGTCATACCTATTTCAATGGTTTTAGGTTTTACTACAGGAATGTTTTTTAAAACATCCATAGTAAAGCCGGCAATTCTTCCCCTTACTTTTTTTATGGTTCTTTCCGCTGTTTATGGCTATCCATGGGAAGAAATCATAAATAAAAAAGGTACTCCTATCATTGCAGCAGCATCTATAGTAAATTTTGTTTTTATACCGATTGTTGCATGGATTGTGATTAAAATTTTCAACTTATCTCCTGAGTTTGCAGCAGGCTTCGCTATACTAGCGTCTCTACCAACCAGTAGTATGAGCATTATTTGGACAATGCTTGCTGGTGGAAACGTGGCGTTAGCGATTCGACTTAGTACATTGAGTCTTATTATGGGTGCAGTATTATTGCCAATATATCTACATGTTTTTACCGGGTCCACATTAGCAGTACCATTACAGTCAATTTTACAATCAGTTGTTGTTGTTGTCTTATTGCCGTTATTATGTTCATATCTTATCAGTGTTTGCTCGAAATATTTCCATTGGCAAAGTTATGAGAGTACAATTAAATTTCTTCTTCCTAACATTAATAGTTGGATTTTAACTATCATTATATTTCTAAATATTAGTATGCAGTCCAACAGTTTATTTTTGTATAAAGTACAAATCCTATCACTAAGCTATGCTTTTTTGACGTTTTATATTGTAACATTTTCAATTTCATTTTTTATTGCATTTTATTCATTCACCAAATTAGATGGAATTGCTTTTATATATGGAACTGCTATACGGCATCTTTCCATTGGACTAGGACTAGCTATTATAACCTTTGGCAACATGACGGGCTTTGTAATTACCTTTGCATACATATTCCAAGCACAAGCTGCAGCATGGTTTGGGCATTATGTGAAAAATAAAAAATGGAAAGATAAAAGCAATTATAAAATAACAGAAAATTCTAACAATACCTTTTAG